CGGGCCAGGCCCGGCTGCTGGTACTGGTCCGAGTCCACGCCGATCGCCCAGGCGCCCTTGACCTTGCTGACCGCCTCGATGGTCCCGGCGCCCGACTGCCCGGCCGCCGTGTAGATCACATCGACACCGCTGTCGAGCATGCCGCCGGCCTTGGCCTTGGCGGCGGCCGGGTCGTTGAACCCCTTGTCGTTGTTGGGGTACAGGTACTGCGAGGTGACCTTGGCCTTCGGGTCGGTGTCGCGGACCCCCTGCTCGAAGCCGGCCTGGAACTTCTGGATCAGCGCATTGTTCACGCCACCGATGAAGCCCACCTTGTGGGTCTTGCTCTTCAGCGCGGCCGCGACGCCCGCCAGATACGAGCCCTCGTGCTCGGCGAAGACCATCGCATCGACGTTCTTGCCCTCCGGCACGGCGTCCACGACACCGAAGGTGGTGTCGGGGAAGTCCTTGGCCACGTTCTGCACGGACTGGCTGTAGGCGAAGCCGACGCCGATGACCGGGTTGTAGCCGGCCTCGGCGAAGGAGGTGAGCCGCTGCTCGCGGTCCGCCTCGGTCTCGCCGTTCTTGGCGGTGAGCATCTTGACGTTGACGCCCAGCTTCTTGGTCGCGTTCTCCGCACCGCGGGCGGCCGCTTCGTTGAACGAGTGGTCGTCCCGGCCGCCGATGTCGAAGGCCAACCCGACCCCCGCGTGTTTGGCGCGGTTGGCCTCGGCAAAGCTCTGACCGCACGCGGTGGCGGTGAGCGCGAGGACCGCGGTGGCGGTGGCCGCGGCGGCAATCCTGATGACCCGACGCACGGGGCCTTCCCTTCGCTCTAAGCGCCCCCAGTGGCGCTGGCTTGTCGGGAGATTAACGCGCGTAGACCTGGCGCAAAACCCTCCACTGCGTGGACGTTATCGATTCGAGGCGTAGGGCACCTGGACGAAACACGGCGGGCGATATGCGAAGCCCGTCCCGGCAAGCTGCCGAAACGGGCTGATATCCGGGCTTTACGGGTAGTGAGCCGCTATATGAGGACGTACCGGGGCGTCGGGTCGTCGGTCGCCCGGCCGGGCCCTGGCGTCCGGTCCGGGCCCGCCGTCCCGCAGCGCGACGCCGCCCGGATGCTCGGCGCTCAGTCCGCGAGGTCTCCGTCGAGGAGCGCGCAGGCCGTGAAGAGCTCCACCCCCACCTTGATCGCCTGTTCGTCCACGTCGAAGTCGCCGCGGTGCAGGTCCCGGTGTGTGGGGTCGGCGGGTGGGTGGACGCCTAGGCGGGCCATGGCGCCGGGGACGTGTTCGAGGTACCAGGAGAAGTCCTCGCCGCCGAGGGACTGCTCGGTGTCCTCGATGGCGCCCTCGCCGCGGCGGGCGGCCATCGCGGAGTGCAGCAGCTGGACGGTGACCGGTTCGTTGACCACCGGCGGGACCCCGCGGACGTAGGTGATCTGCGACTTCGCGCCGTGCAGTGCGGCGACCTCGTCGATCGCGGCATGCACCAGGTCCGGGGCGCGCCGCCAGGCGTCGAGATCGAGACAGCGGACGGTGCCGGAGAGTTCGGCGTGCTGCGGGATGACGTTGCAGGCGTGGCCGGAGGCCAGCCGGCCCCAGGTGACGGCCAGGCCGGCGCGGGCGTCGACCCGGCGGGCCAGCAGCGCCGGTACGTCCAGGGCGACCCGGGAGGCGGCGGTGACCATGTCGGTGGTCAGGTGCGGGCGGGCGGTGTGGCCGCCGGGGCCGTCCAGCTCGACCTCCAGCCGGTCGCAGGCCGAGGTGATCGCTCCCGTACGGAGCCCGATGCGGCCGGCGTCGACGCGCGGGTCGCAGTGGACGGCGAGGATCCGGCCGACGCGGTCCAGGGCGCCGGACTCGATCGCGTCGGAGGCGCCGCCGGGCAGCACCTCCTCGGCGGGCTGGAAGAGCAGGCGCACGGGGCGCGGCAGGGCGCCGGCGCGGGCCAGCTCGGCCAGGACCAGACCGGCGCCGAGGACGACGACGGTGTGCACGTCATGGCCGCAGGCGTGGGCGCGGCCGGCGACCGTCGAGGCGTAGTCGACGGTCTTGGTGTCCGGGATGGGCAGGGCGTCGATGTCCGCGCGCAGCGCCAGCAGGGGGCGGTCGGGGGCGGCCGCGACGGCCCGCCCGTCGGCCGTGGCGTCCCGTGTGCCGATGTCACACACCAGGCCGGTGCCGGTGGCCAGTACCCGGGGCCGCAGACCGGCCCGCT
This genomic stretch from Streptomyces nigrescens harbors:
- a CDS encoding amidohydrolase, producing MSRDVSAARTPAGDQLPGALPEALRAELGLFRRDLHMHPELGNQEFRTTAAIKERLERAGLRPRVLATGTGLVCDIGTRDATADGRAVAAAPDRPLLALRADIDALPIPDTKTVDYASTVAGRAHACGHDVHTVVVLGAGLVLAELARAGALPRPVRLLFQPAEEVLPGGASDAIESGALDRVGRILAVHCDPRVDAGRIGLRTGAITSACDRLEVELDGPGGHTARPHLTTDMVTAASRVALDVPALLARRVDARAGLAVTWGRLASGHACNVIPQHAELSGTVRCLDLDAWRRAPDLVHAAIDEVAALHGAKSQITYVRGVPPVVNEPVTVQLLHSAMAARRGEGAIEDTEQSLGGEDFSWYLEHVPGAMARLGVHPPADPTHRDLHRGDFDVDEQAIKVGVELFTACALLDGDLAD
- a CDS encoding BMP family lipoprotein: MRRVIRIAAAATATAVLALTATACGQSFAEANRAKHAGVGLAFDIGGRDDHSFNEAAARGAENATKKLGVNVKMLTAKNGETEADREQRLTSFAEAGYNPVIGVGFAYSQSVQNVAKDFPDTTFGVVDAVPEGKNVDAMVFAEHEGSYLAGVAAALKSKTHKVGFIGGVNNALIQKFQAGFEQGVRDTDPKAKVTSQYLYPNNDKGFNDPAAAKAKAGGMLDSGVDVIYTAAGQSGAGTIEAVSKVKGAWAIGVDSDQYQQPGLARYKDRILTSVVKNVDVAVFDLIKSAEDGKPLTGIHAYDLKHSGVSLATSGGFIKDIQPQIDAARKKIIEGKVKVKETP